A stretch of the uncultured Desulfobacter sp. genome encodes the following:
- a CDS encoding Fic family protein: MLYFLQNLDKDLQKALITQLRNLWTHTSTAIEGNTLTLGETAFVLEEGLTVSGKPLKDHEEVVGHARAIDLIYDLLEQGMPLKEEALFNLHKAVQTHVVLDVYKPVGGWKKEPNSTVGVVDEKQVVFEYADPRDVPPLMKQWFSLYHELMAAAVPGDKEKALQAYVALHVAFVRIHPFFDGNGRMARLVANLPVLKAGLPPVIVPREQRKAYIDALSQYHHAVGQIEKGGELLPEPDALKPFTTFCEQAWRATMEMVDEIHKKQQIRTGKNK, from the coding sequence ATGCTTTACTTTCTACAAAACCTGGACAAAGACCTCCAAAAAGCCCTGATAACCCAACTACGCAACCTGTGGACCCACACCTCCACAGCCATTGAGGGTAACACGCTGACTTTAGGGGAAACCGCCTTTGTTCTTGAAGAGGGATTGACCGTTTCAGGCAAGCCCCTGAAAGACCATGAAGAAGTCGTGGGACACGCCAGGGCCATTGATCTGATTTATGATCTGCTGGAGCAGGGGATGCCTTTGAAAGAGGAGGCGCTGTTCAACCTTCATAAAGCCGTTCAGACACATGTTGTGCTTGATGTTTACAAACCTGTGGGGGGCTGGAAAAAAGAGCCCAATTCAACGGTCGGGGTGGTTGATGAAAAGCAGGTGGTTTTTGAATATGCGGATCCCCGGGATGTGCCGCCGCTTATGAAACAATGGTTTTCGCTGTACCATGAACTTATGGCCGCGGCTGTTCCCGGGGATAAGGAAAAGGCGTTACAGGCCTATGTTGCGCTTCATGTTGCCTTTGTCCGCATCCACCCCTTTTTTGACGGAAACGGCAGAATGGCAAGGCTGGTTGCCAACCTGCCGGTGTTAAAGGCCGGCTTGCCGCCGGTTATTGTGCCCAGGGAACAGCGCAAAGCGTATATTGACGCCCTGTCCCAATACCATCATGCCGTAGGGCAAATTGAAAAAGGGGGAGAACTGCTGCCGGAACCGGATGCATTAAAACCCTTTACCACTTTTTGTGAACAGGCCTGGCGAGCAACCATGGAAATGGTGGATGAAATTCACAAAAAACAACAGATCCGCACCGGGAAAAATAAATGA
- the cas4 gene encoding CRISPR-associated protein Cas4 — MTVYQEKDYLPLSALQHILFCPRQCALIHIEQLWEENLFTAQGRIMHERVDRGDQADKGKIKIEYGLPLKSARLGITGKADVVEFHRTDACLQKWVPFPVEYKRGKPKKDLSDKVQLCAQAMCLEEMLDIDIPSGALFYGKTRRRLEVEFDEKLRQKTTEAAEQLHAMFESGITPPPEYAKKCDTCSFISQCMPKAIEKKRTVAAWLNRMVRKDIAE, encoded by the coding sequence ATGACCGTGTATCAGGAAAAGGACTATCTGCCCTTATCCGCACTCCAGCATATTCTTTTCTGCCCGCGTCAATGCGCCCTGATTCATATTGAACAGCTATGGGAAGAAAATCTGTTCACGGCCCAGGGCCGGATCATGCACGAAAGGGTGGACAGAGGCGACCAGGCAGACAAGGGTAAAATCAAAATTGAATATGGACTGCCCCTGAAATCCGCACGCCTGGGCATCACAGGCAAGGCCGATGTGGTCGAATTCCACCGGACGGATGCTTGCCTTCAAAAATGGGTTCCCTTCCCTGTGGAGTACAAGCGCGGAAAACCCAAAAAAGATCTCTCCGATAAGGTCCAGCTCTGTGCCCAGGCCATGTGCCTTGAGGAGATGCTTGATATCGACATCCCCTCCGGCGCACTATTTTATGGAAAGACAAGGCGCCGCCTGGAAGTGGAGTTTGATGAAAAGTTGCGGCAGAAGACCACAGAAGCGGCAGAACAACTTCATGCCATGTTTGAATCGGGAATCACCCCACCACCTGAGTATGCTAAAAAATGTGACACCTGCTCATTTATTTCACAGTGCATGCCAAAGGCCATAGAAAAAAAACGGACCGTTGCTGCCTGGTTAAACCGCATGGTCCGGAAAGATATTGCCGAATGA
- the cas1c gene encoding type I-C CRISPR-associated endonuclease Cas1c, whose amino-acid sequence MKKHLNTLFVTTQGAYLGKDGETVAVKIEQKTVLRIPIHTLDGIVCFGSVGCSPYLMGFCAEKDVTISFLSEYGKFLAMVKGPVSGNVLLRRKQFRMADKPDVSAQVAGFVLTGKIANCRTVLERSLRDHSEKMDRDAVKKVSKRLSMYIQKELQKDNLDTLRGIEGDAAHQYFSVFDELIFQQQEAFAFSGRNRRPPTDRINCLLSFVYTLLVHDVRSALESVGLDPAVGFLHRDRPGRPGLALDMMEEFRPFLADRLVLSMINRGQVKPEGFTIKESGAVHMDDDTRKTVLTTYQKRKQESLVHPFLNEKIQIGTLFFIQALLLARFIRGDLDGYAPFIWK is encoded by the coding sequence ATGAAAAAACATCTTAACACCTTGTTTGTCACCACCCAGGGGGCATATCTGGGCAAAGACGGGGAGACCGTTGCCGTTAAAATCGAACAGAAAACCGTATTGCGGATTCCCATTCACACCCTTGACGGCATTGTCTGTTTTGGTTCCGTGGGGTGCAGTCCGTACCTGATGGGATTTTGCGCCGAAAAAGACGTGACGATCAGTTTTTTGAGCGAATATGGAAAATTTCTGGCCATGGTCAAAGGCCCGGTTTCGGGCAATGTTTTATTGCGCAGAAAGCAATTCCGGATGGCGGACAAGCCGGATGTTTCGGCACAGGTGGCAGGCTTTGTCCTGACCGGAAAAATTGCAAACTGCCGGACTGTCCTTGAACGCAGCCTGCGGGATCATTCGGAAAAAATGGACCGGGACGCCGTCAAAAAAGTATCCAAGCGGCTGTCAATGTACATTCAAAAAGAGCTGCAAAAAGACAATCTGGACACTCTTCGGGGCATTGAAGGAGATGCCGCCCACCAGTATTTCAGCGTGTTTGATGAATTGATCTTTCAGCAGCAGGAGGCGTTTGCCTTTTCAGGACGGAACCGAAGACCGCCGACCGACAGGATAAATTGTCTGCTCTCTTTTGTTTATACGCTTCTGGTTCATGATGTCAGATCAGCCCTGGAGTCGGTGGGCCTGGACCCGGCAGTTGGGTTTCTTCACCGGGACCGTCCGGGCAGACCCGGCCTTGCCCTGGATATGATGGAGGAGTTCAGGCCTTTTCTTGCCGACAGGCTTGTGCTGTCAATGATCAACAGGGGCCAGGTTAAGCCGGAAGGCTTTACCATAAAAGAATCCGGCGCGGTTCATATGGATGATGATACCCGGAAAACCGTGCTGACGACATATCAGAAAAGAAAACAGGAAAGCCTGGTCCATCCGTTTTTAAATGAAAAAATCCAGATCGGAACCTTATTTTTCATCCAGGCCCTGCTTCTGGCACGGTTTATCCGTGGGGATCTTGACGGCTACGCGCCGTTTATCTGGAAATAA
- the cas2 gene encoding CRISPR-associated endonuclease Cas2 gives MLVLVSYDVSIEEKGAKRLRRVAKACQNYGQRVQYSVFECVVDPAQWTILRQNLIDEINPDIDSLRFYFLGSNWKRRVEHIGAKKSIDFDAPLIL, from the coding sequence GTGCTGGTATTGGTAAGCTATGACGTTTCCATAGAGGAAAAAGGCGCAAAACGGTTACGCCGGGTTGCAAAAGCATGTCAGAACTACGGTCAACGGGTTCAATACTCTGTGTTTGAGTGTGTTGTTGATCCGGCACAGTGGACAATTTTAAGGCAAAATCTGATTGATGAAATAAATCCTGACATAGACAGTTTAAGGTTTTATTTTCTGGGATCAAACTGGAAAAGGCGGGTTGAACATATCGGGGCCAAAAAGTCGATTGATTTTGATGCCCCCCTAATCCTGTAA
- a CDS encoding cytochrome c encodes MKKNNLFPVTFFIVFIMVGCTASLESYNRESCKSIPDDNVFNVLQNNCVSCHKKDFQTKLDICSRKTIIIDAVKNGRMPKYGSISENDKNTIIEWPTDTNE; translated from the coding sequence ATGAAAAAAAATAATTTATTTCCAGTTACATTTTTTATCGTATTCATCATGGTGGGGTGTACGGCAAGCTTAGAAAGCTATAATAGAGAATCTTGTAAAAGCATTCCGGATGATAACGTATTTAATGTGCTACAAAATAATTGTGTGAGTTGTCACAAAAAAGATTTTCAAACCAAATTGGATATTTGTAGTAGAAAAACGATCATTATTGATGCCGTAAAAAATGGCAGAATGCCCAAGTATGGTTCGATTTCGGAAAATGACAAAAATACCATTATTGAATGGCCTACGGACACAAACGAATAA
- a CDS encoding MarR family transcriptional regulator yields the protein MTDNEFKSKVAFIVETDGLLKDYLESIVIKQIKSEMKDDGFNDVTPNHVHAALILKNISPCALKKFATTMRMSRAAASALVDRMVRAGIVQREANPDNRREVLLTVNPEFEAHVGHVRSEMIRWFEALTNKMGIENFEKWHTAMVALNKVLTEEIHAGHTQK from the coding sequence GTGACGGATAACGAATTCAAATCCAAGGTAGCTTTTATCGTTGAAACCGATGGTTTGCTCAAAGACTATCTGGAATCCATCGTAATCAAGCAGATCAAGTCTGAAATGAAGGACGATGGATTCAACGATGTGACACCGAACCACGTTCATGCCGCGTTGATATTAAAAAACATTTCCCCCTGCGCCTTGAAAAAATTTGCAACAACCATGCGGATGTCCAGGGCTGCAGCCTCGGCTCTGGTGGATCGCATGGTTCGGGCGGGGATAGTACAGCGGGAAGCCAATCCGGATAATCGCAGGGAGGTGTTACTGACGGTGAACCCGGAATTTGAGGCCCATGTCGGACATGTTCGGTCCGAGATGATCCGGTGGTTTGAAGCCCTTACCAATAAAATGGGAATTGAAAATTTTGAAAAATGGCACACGGCAATGGTCGCCCTGAACAAAGTGCTCACTGAAGAGATCCATGCCGGACATACACAAAAATAA
- a CDS encoding Bcr/CflA family efflux MFS transporter — MNKKMKFFGDRSIVAMLALLSAFPPLSTDLYLPALPHVAEALHTNQTLANLTLSLFLVFFALGILIWGPVSEKYGRKPILLTGLVLYTLGSAGCALSTNAAMLIVSRIVQGFGGGAAEAVATAMVKDMYSGRKRESVLAFVMAMVVVAPVVAPVAGAMILKVTTWDVIFWLLTGIGVLSFLLSLRLDETLEQRYSGSLVHSLGRLGVVLKNPGFSALLIVFSLIPLPLLAFIGVSAFIYINGFGMTEQMYGYYFGLNALGSLVGPLLYIRISRMISPGNIIACCMGILALTGTFLILAGSDSPVLFALGMLTATVVVSMLRPPTANLLLSQQDTDTGSAASLINFTALFMGSLGMFLISFEKVSGLISCLGLMQIVVGIVCGGLWLILRHRPIIRQPG; from the coding sequence GTGAATAAAAAAATGAAATTTTTTGGCGACCGGTCAATTGTTGCCATGCTTGCGCTGCTCAGCGCTTTTCCGCCGCTGTCGACGGATCTATATCTGCCCGCCCTTCCCCACGTGGCCGAGGCCCTGCATACCAATCAAACCCTGGCCAATTTAACCCTGAGTTTATTTCTAGTATTTTTTGCGCTGGGCATATTGATCTGGGGACCTGTCAGCGAGAAGTACGGTAGAAAGCCGATTCTTTTGACAGGACTTGTCCTTTACACCCTGGGCAGCGCCGGCTGTGCGCTTTCCACCAATGCGGCCATGCTCATTGTCAGCAGGATCGTCCAGGGATTTGGCGGCGGTGCTGCCGAAGCGGTTGCCACGGCAATGGTCAAGGACATGTATTCGGGCCGCAAACGCGAATCGGTTCTGGCGTTTGTCATGGCCATGGTGGTTGTGGCACCGGTGGTGGCGCCTGTGGCCGGTGCCATGATTTTAAAAGTCACGACCTGGGATGTCATTTTCTGGCTTTTGACAGGGATTGGCGTATTGTCCTTTTTACTGTCCTTGCGTCTGGATGAGACCCTTGAGCAACGGTATTCCGGTTCTCTTGTCCATTCCCTGGGGCGACTTGGCGTAGTACTTAAAAATCCGGGATTTTCGGCACTGCTGATTGTATTTTCGCTTATTCCGTTGCCGCTATTGGCCTTTATTGGTGTCTCCGCCTTTATTTATATCAACGGATTCGGCATGACCGAGCAGATGTATGGTTATTACTTCGGATTGAACGCTTTGGGATCGCTGGTAGGTCCATTGCTCTACATTCGAATCTCCCGCATGATATCCCCCGGCAACATTATTGCCTGTTGTATGGGAATCCTTGCCCTTACCGGCACCTTCCTTATATTGGCCGGCAGCGACTCCCCGGTTTTGTTTGCCCTTGGTATGCTCACCGCAACGGTTGTGGTCAGCATGCTGCGCCCGCCTACGGCGAATCTACTTTTGTCACAGCAGGACACAGACACAGGTTCTGCAGCCTCTTTGATCAATTTCACGGCACTGTTCATGGGCAGTTTAGGTATGTTTCTGATCTCGTTTGAAAAGGTAAGTGGCCTGATCTCCTGCCTGGGCCTCATGCAGATCGTCGTGGGGATTGTTTGCGGTGGTCTTTGGCTGATACTCAGACATCGTCCTATTATCCGTCAGCCCGGATAA
- a CDS encoding PAS domain S-box protein yields the protein MNFNNPDRILFAIEEIEAIINIQSEADDVLDQILEKLLALFSCDRVWLFYPCNPDLPKFDVAYERTTPLFPGAKALNATVPMTRDMAQYCNRALKNNGCLEIDPPAGKEMRNDIALQFEVKSMIFMALKPKNDDAWMFGMHHCESKHDWSDNEKYLFKIIGLRITRLIENLIFIKQITESEKKYHQLFETISDAVYLISDKGKIIDANHGACTCLDRKKGDILQLHIDDVDQKVSIEQFLSFWDEVPFNTPKRFETIHKTGNGDLISVEVIGQKIRFENTTYYYAVAKDITERQKTEKFLQESEKRFRNLMENVDAVAVQGYGFDGTTQYWNKASEKLYGYTQQEAIGCSLLDLIIPPEMRDFVTEGMREMAESGRPFPSGELLLRHKDGSQVPVISHHVIVEVPGRERELFCLDIDISERKRAENTLKQSEEKFRTLVNTAPFGIQLTDLDGKIVYSNPAHHHIRGYEPDQLIGMHLWDLTVDDDHRDQIMEYYQNIITKEPEPTMYATREKTKDDREIDVQINWDYIRDENDGVTGIISIIEDITERKKADAEREELQKQLNQAQKMEAVGRLAGGVAHDFNNMLGVILGYVELAFEKIDSSHDLYADLEEIQKAAERSADLTKQLLTFARKQIISPEVLDLNDAVDSMLKMLRRLIGEDIEMSWIPDDLLWPVKIDPSQINQILANLCVNARDAIAGVGKLTIETQNKTFDQAYCAGHTGVITGDYVMLTVTDNGCGMNKETLNNLFEPFFTTKNMGEGTGLGLAIIYGIVKQNHGFINVYSEPDQGTCFKIYLPRFRASEEPREQTIPLKPVPTGNETILLVEDEPAILKMTRMMLERKGYSVLPADGPAHAIRITNEHVGKIDLLMTDVVMPEMNGRDLAKKVTTVFPEIKLLFMSGYAADVITHKGVLDGGVAFIQKPFSTNDLAKKIRKVLDNL from the coding sequence ATGAATTTCAATAATCCGGATCGCATCTTATTTGCCATAGAAGAAATTGAAGCGATCATCAATATACAATCCGAGGCTGATGACGTCTTAGATCAAATTCTTGAAAAATTACTTGCGCTTTTTTCATGCGATCGGGTCTGGCTGTTCTATCCTTGTAATCCTGATTTACCGAAATTTGACGTGGCATATGAAAGAACAACACCGTTGTTTCCCGGTGCCAAGGCTTTGAATGCAACGGTGCCGATGACCCGTGATATGGCTCAATACTGCAACCGCGCGCTTAAAAATAATGGATGTCTGGAAATTGATCCGCCTGCAGGCAAAGAAATGCGCAATGACATTGCCTTACAGTTCGAAGTTAAGTCCATGATATTCATGGCATTGAAGCCGAAGAATGATGACGCCTGGATGTTCGGCATGCATCATTGCGAAAGTAAGCATGATTGGAGCGATAATGAGAAGTATTTGTTTAAAATAATCGGGCTGAGAATTACAAGATTAATTGAAAATTTAATTTTCATCAAGCAGATAACAGAGAGCGAAAAAAAGTACCACCAATTGTTTGAGACCATTTCTGATGCCGTTTATTTAATATCCGATAAAGGCAAAATTATTGATGCAAACCACGGTGCATGCACGTGTTTGGATCGTAAAAAAGGCGACATCCTTCAGTTGCATATCGATGATGTGGATCAAAAAGTTTCAATAGAACAATTTTTATCTTTTTGGGATGAGGTGCCCTTTAATACGCCTAAAAGATTTGAAACCATTCATAAAACCGGAAACGGTGATTTAATATCAGTCGAAGTGATCGGCCAAAAAATTAGATTTGAGAATACAACATATTATTATGCTGTTGCAAAGGACATTACCGAGCGTCAAAAAACGGAAAAATTTTTGCAAGAAAGTGAAAAAAGATTTCGGAATTTGATGGAGAATGTCGACGCTGTCGCTGTTCAGGGATATGGCTTCGATGGTACGACTCAATATTGGAATAAAGCATCGGAAAAGCTTTATGGATATACTCAGCAAGAGGCGATCGGGTGCAGCCTTCTTGATCTGATTATCCCGCCTGAAATGAGGGATTTCGTTACTGAAGGGATGCGTGAAATGGCGGAGTCAGGCCGGCCCTTTCCGTCGGGAGAACTGTTGCTGAGGCATAAAGATGGGTCCCAGGTACCGGTGATTTCCCATCATGTCATTGTCGAGGTACCGGGGCGTGAGCGGGAACTTTTTTGTCTTGATATCGATATCTCCGAGCGTAAACGAGCGGAAAACACACTTAAGCAAAGTGAAGAAAAGTTCAGAACGCTTGTAAATACCGCGCCTTTTGGTATCCAGCTTACCGATTTAGACGGCAAGATTGTTTACAGCAACCCTGCCCATCATCACATACGAGGTTACGAACCGGATCAATTGATCGGCATGCATCTATGGGACTTGACGGTAGATGATGACCATCGCGATCAAATCATGGAATATTATCAGAATATTATCACCAAGGAACCTGAACCCACCATGTATGCCACCCGGGAAAAAACCAAGGATGACCGGGAGATAGATGTCCAGATAAACTGGGATTATATCCGCGATGAAAACGATGGGGTTACGGGTATTATCAGTATTATTGAAGACATCACCGAACGTAAAAAGGCAGATGCCGAACGAGAAGAACTGCAAAAACAACTCAACCAGGCCCAGAAAATGGAGGCAGTTGGGCGGTTGGCAGGCGGCGTGGCCCATGATTTTAATAATATGCTGGGGGTCATCCTTGGATATGTAGAGCTGGCCTTTGAAAAAATAGACAGCAGCCATGATCTATATGCTGATCTTGAGGAAATTCAGAAAGCTGCCGAACGATCGGCGGATCTGACAAAACAATTGCTGACCTTTGCCAGAAAACAGATCATCTCCCCGGAAGTGCTTGACCTGAACGATGCTGTGGACAGTATGCTCAAAATGCTGCGCAGACTCATTGGCGAGGATATTGAAATGTCATGGATACCAGACGATTTGTTGTGGCCGGTCAAAATAGACCCAAGCCAGATCAATCAAATCCTGGCCAACCTTTGTGTCAATGCCCGGGATGCCATTGCCGGTGTGGGTAAACTCACCATTGAAACCCAAAATAAGACGTTTGATCAGGCATATTGTGCCGGTCATACAGGAGTTATCACCGGAGACTATGTGATGCTGACGGTGACGGATAACGGCTGCGGCATGAACAAAGAGACGTTGAACAATTTGTTTGAACCATTTTTCACCACCAAAAATATGGGTGAAGGCACAGGTCTGGGCCTTGCTATAATTTATGGTATCGTTAAACAGAATCACGGCTTTATCAATGTTTACAGCGAACCGGATCAGGGAACCTGTTTTAAAATATATTTGCCAAGATTCCGAGCGTCCGAGGAACCCCGGGAACAAACCATTCCTCTAAAACCTGTCCCCACCGGAAATGAAACCATTTTGCTGGTGGAGGATGAACCCGCTATTCTTAAAATGACAAGAATGATGCTTGAGCGGAAGGGGTATTCGGTCTTGCCTGCCGACGGCCCTGCCCACGCAATACGTATCACCAATGAACATGTGGGAAAAATAGACCTTCTTATGACCGACGTGGTTATGCCTGAAATGAACGGACGGGATCTGGCAAAAAAAGTGACAACGGTTTTTCCTGAAATCAAATTATTATTCATGTCCGGATATGCAGCCGATGTCATTACGCACAAAGGCGTTCTCGATGGCGGAGTGGCCTTTATTCAGAAACCATTTTCAACAAATGATCTTGCCAAAAAAATTCGGAAGGTGCTGGATAATTTATAA
- the betB gene encoding betaine-aldehyde dehydrogenase, with product MSECVHKNYVNGKFMDNKTGERFSVVNPATGEEIYQVEKADEYVLNTAVESAKKGFQTWSAMDATQRSRILMKAVSILQEKNDELARIEVLDTGKPLQEAAEVDVITGAEVIEFFAGIAPGIEGCQQDLGRDFYYTRREPLGVCAGIGAWNYPIQIACWKSGPALACGNSMIFKPSEETPRGALELAQVYTEAGVPDGVFNVVQGAAGVGQWLTGCPDIEKVSFTGEVGTGKKVMASAATTLKDVTMELGGKSPLIVFEDADIDDAVSAAMLGNFYTQGEICTNCTRVFVHEKIKPLFLETLLSRIKANIKMGDPMDLATNFGALISKNHRDKVLEYIESARQEGATQLCGDTLPDLPGPLHNGYFIPPVVFSDCTDDMTIVKEEIFGPVMAVLGFDDEETVIQRANATLYGLAAGVFTKDIQRAHRVIHRLEAGICWINAYGNSPAQMAVGGYKNSGIGRENGAETIRHYTQVKSVYMGMGPIESPF from the coding sequence ATGTCAGAGTGTGTACATAAAAATTACGTTAACGGCAAATTCATGGACAACAAAACCGGAGAACGATTTTCTGTGGTCAACCCTGCTACCGGAGAAGAGATTTACCAGGTGGAAAAGGCTGACGAATATGTCCTTAATACCGCTGTGGAAAGTGCAAAAAAAGGGTTTCAGACCTGGTCGGCCATGGATGCGACACAGCGCAGCCGGATTCTCATGAAAGCCGTATCCATTCTGCAGGAAAAAAATGATGAATTGGCCCGCATTGAAGTCTTAGATACCGGTAAACCCCTGCAGGAGGCGGCCGAGGTGGATGTCATTACCGGCGCGGAGGTCATAGAATTTTTTGCAGGTATCGCACCGGGAATCGAAGGCTGCCAGCAGGACCTTGGCCGGGATTTTTACTATACCCGCAGGGAACCTTTAGGGGTGTGTGCCGGTATTGGCGCCTGGAATTATCCCATCCAGATTGCCTGCTGGAAATCCGGACCTGCCCTTGCCTGTGGCAACAGCATGATCTTCAAACCCTCTGAAGAGACCCCCAGAGGCGCCCTTGAGCTGGCACAGGTGTACACCGAGGCCGGTGTGCCCGACGGGGTGTTCAATGTTGTCCAGGGAGCTGCGGGTGTGGGGCAGTGGCTCACAGGGTGCCCGGACATTGAAAAAGTTTCGTTTACCGGCGAAGTGGGAACAGGAAAAAAGGTGATGGCCAGTGCGGCCACAACCCTCAAAGATGTGACCATGGAGCTTGGGGGCAAATCCCCGTTAATTGTATTTGAAGATGCGGACATAGACGATGCGGTCAGTGCGGCTATGCTGGGCAATTTCTACACCCAGGGGGAGATCTGCACCAACTGCACCCGGGTCTTTGTTCATGAAAAAATAAAACCGTTGTTTCTGGAAACGCTTTTATCACGGATCAAAGCCAACATCAAAATGGGGGACCCCATGGACCTTGCCACCAACTTTGGCGCCCTGATATCCAAAAACCATCGGGACAAAGTTCTGGAATATATTGAATCTGCGCGGCAAGAGGGTGCAACCCAGTTATGCGGAGATACGCTGCCCGATCTGCCCGGGCCTTTGCACAACGGTTATTTTATCCCCCCCGTGGTCTTTTCCGACTGCACTGATGATATGACCATTGTCAAAGAAGAGATCTTTGGACCGGTGATGGCGGTGCTTGGGTTTGATGACGAAGAGACCGTAATTCAACGAGCCAATGCCACCCTCTATGGTCTGGCAGCCGGGGTGTTCACCAAAGATATTCAGCGGGCCCACCGGGTGATCCACCGGCTTGAGGCAGGTATCTGCTGGATCAATGCATACGGCAATTCTCCGGCCCAGATGGCTGTGGGCGGGTACAAAAATTCGGGGATCGGCCGGGAAAACGGCGCTGAAACCATCCGTCACTACACCCAGGTCAAATCTGTGTACATGGGTATGGGACCCATTGAATCGCCCTTTTAA
- a CDS encoding GntR family transcriptional regulator encodes MNINHLINFKPVTGTNKSEAIRLQIEAAILDNIFQPGDRLPSERELQEAFKTSRGSVREALGALKQKGLLEARKGARGGYYIREIDINDTIDQLAVMIKHQQMPLAKLLEFQYAMDQAVLAAAVTNSKPSDIDQLDAMADELVLLCKTQNPDYEQISAIDKNLNLLMVKMTENPFFEWMMRSVQLTFRSYEFVVYQTPSVRNAIALNWKNVALAVRQRDFQRATRLYGHWYVLLEQCLRKQFGDKVFEQKTAQPGASDTQN; translated from the coding sequence ATGAACATAAACCATCTCATCAATTTTAAACCTGTCACAGGCACCAACAAATCCGAAGCCATCCGGCTTCAGATTGAGGCGGCTATTCTGGACAATATTTTTCAGCCCGGAGACCGGCTCCCCAGTGAGCGGGAACTGCAAGAGGCGTTTAAAACCAGCAGGGGATCGGTTCGGGAAGCCTTGGGAGCGTTGAAACAAAAAGGGCTTTTAGAAGCCAGAAAAGGGGCCCGGGGCGGTTACTACATCCGGGAGATAGATATCAACGACACCATTGACCAACTGGCCGTAATGATCAAACACCAGCAGATGCCCCTGGCAAAACTGCTGGAGTTCCAATATGCCATGGACCAGGCCGTCCTGGCTGCAGCCGTCACCAACAGCAAACCGTCGGATATCGATCAACTGGATGCCATGGCTGATGAACTGGTCTTGTTGTGCAAAACCCAAAACCCGGATTATGAGCAGATTTCAGCCATAGACAAAAACCTGAACCTGCTCATGGTCAAAATGACGGAAAATCCTTTTTTTGAATGGATGATGCGATCTGTTCAACTCACCTTCAGATCCTATGAGTTTGTTGTATACCAGACACCGTCCGTGCGCAACGCCATTGCTCTGAACTGGAAGAATGTCGCCCTGGCCGTCAGGCAACGTGATTTTCAAAGGGCCACCAGACTGTATGGCCACTGGTATGTGTTATTGGAACAATGCCTTCGCAAACAGTTTGGCGACAAGGTGTTCGAGCAAAAAACAGCACAGCCCGGTGCGTCCGACACTCAAAATTAA